In Sulfurospirillum tamanense, the sequence CCAGCTGCCTCGCGTGGTGAATTTTGAACTGCCCAATATCGCCGAAGATTACGTGCACCGCATTGGTCGTACAGGGCGTGCTGGAAACGCAGGTGAGGCCGTTTCGTTGGTGTGCATCGATGAGTTTGATTACCTTAAGGGCATTGAGCGTTTGATTAAAAAAGTGTTTGAGCGAGAAGTCATCGAAGGATTTGAGCCTGACCCTTCCATTAAGGCCGAGCCTATCATCCAAGGACGTGGTGGTGGACAACGCCCCTCTTCAGGAAACAAGCGCCCGACAGGCCGCAAGCCAAGACGTTAGTGTGAAAATCTTGGTTGACGCAGACGCGTTTCCCAATGCCCTCAAAGAGGTGCTTTTGCGTACCGTATTAAAGCGCAAGATTCCTACAGTGTTTATCGCCAACAAACCCATTGCCACGCCAAATGTGCCTTTTGTACAGATGAAGGTGGTGGCTTTGGGCGCAGACGAAGCAGACCACCATATCGCCGCACTTTGTGAGAAAGAAGACGTGGTGATTACCGCAGACATTCCCCTCGCAGACCGCGTGGTTGCCAAGGGTGCTCTGGCTCTTGATCCACGCGGCACGGTGTACGATGCAGAAAACATCAAAGGCTTGCTTGCCATGCGCAACCTCATGCAAGAGTTGCGCGATGGCGGACAAATCACGGGCGGCCCAAGTGCCATCGGCCCCAAAGACGTGCGGGCATTTGCCGATGGGCTTAATGGGCTTTTGTCTAAAAAAGTCTTCTAAATAACCACTTTGTAGCCCAACTTCTCTTCCACTGAGGCAATTTTTTGCGTCATGCCTTCGCTTCTGTTTTTGCGAATATCGACCTTAAAACACCCGTATACGCGGTTGTGTTTCTCTAAAGCTTCATAAGCATTTTCGATGATTCTTAACGCTTCAGGCAAAGTAGGTGTTTCAATCACCGTACTCATGGGGGTAAGTTTGTAAGGGTAGCCACTTTGGGCAACCATTTCAACAACTTTGGCTACCGAAGCACTTTTGCTCTCGCCCCCTTCCGTAGGAAAGAGTGAGAATTCCAATAAAACACTCATGTTGTTCCTTTACATGTAAAGAGTACTTGCATCATTTTAATAGTCTCTTCATCCAAAACTCCCTTTCTTGCGCGCAAAGTCTCGATGATCTTTTCTTGTTGAATCTTAGGAAGGTTTTGACCGAACTTGACCTTCATGGTACGCGAAATAGGCGCGAGGGCAAAGACCGCTGTTTTTTCCAACATTGTTTTGTGTCCTTGGGAGGCGATGGGCTCATGGTTTCCCTCAGGTTGATGTTTTGCCATAAGTGCGTCAAGGGCCACGGCTTTTTCGGTAGCATCATTCAAAATGCGAACATCCCCTTGAAAAATCAAGCTCGCAAAAAATTGAGTTGCAGAGCAGGCCAAGGTCGAATGTGTTGCATAAGAGGGAACAAAGGCATAAGGCTCGACGACACTGAAAGAGGCTTGTGGATTTGCTTTAATGAGGCGCATTTTTCTTCCCTCTTTGGAACCATGAAACACTACGCACCCTTTCCACCATGTAAAATTAACAGGCACGCCATAAGGCATGCCTCCCTCCACTAGAGAGAGGGTGCCATAACTACAGGTTTGCATCAAGGTCTCAAAAAGGCCCTCATCCGCACTCTC encodes:
- a CDS encoding YaiI/YqxD family protein codes for the protein MKILVDADAFPNALKEVLLRTVLKRKIPTVFIANKPIATPNVPFVQMKVVALGADEADHHIAALCEKEDVVITADIPLADRVVAKGALALDPRGTVYDAENIKGLLAMRNLMQELRDGGQITGGPSAIGPKDVRAFADGLNGLLSKKVF
- a CDS encoding thiamine-binding protein; protein product: MSVLLEFSLFPTEGGESKSASVAKVVEMVAQSGYPYKLTPMSTVIETPTLPEALRIIENAYEALEKHNRVYGCFKVDIRKNRSEGMTQKIASVEEKLGYKVVI
- a CDS encoding pyridoxamine 5'-phosphate oxidase family protein, encoding MKETLVSVQRYALMHKMSQFQVIKRINSRELKTVEKEGKTWIVLTEEIPAAPSSLRRYEFESADEGLFETLMQTCSYGTLSLVEGGMPYGVPVNFTWWKGCVVFHGSKEGRKMRLIKANPQASFSVVEPYAFVPSYATHSTLACSATQFFASLIFQGDVRILNDATEKAVALDALMAKHQPEGNHEPIASQGHKTMLEKTAVFALAPISRTMKVKFGQNLPKIQQEKIIETLRARKGVLDEETIKMMQVLFTCKGTT